From Desulforegula conservatrix Mb1Pa:
AGCTGGCAAAATAACCGAAATAATAGAAAATATAGGTAGTTTCAGAATTGGCGATTAATATGCTGCTTCTATTATTTTTTAATAATTGCATACGATTTGATTTGAAAGTAGAATCATATGAAATAGTTTTGCTTCCAAACACGACATAAAAACAAGGAAAATAAATGAAACGCAGAAACATAATATCATTGTTTTTTATATTTTTAATTTTTATCAGCGGCTGCATCTCTCCACAGATAAATCTGATATCAAATCCCAAAGATCCTTTGCAGGAGTTTTCCTTATCCGGAAAAGGTAATGACAAAATTTTGCTTCTACCAATCAACGGAGTAATATCAAATAAGACAGAAGAAAAATTTTTTTTGGATAAGCCCGGTATGGTGCAGGAGGTGATGGCTCATCTTCAGAAGGCTGCGGATGATCCCGCAATTAAGTCGGTTGTGCTTAAGGTTAATTCTCCTGGAGGCTCTGTAACCGCAAGTGACATCATTTACCATGAGCTGAAAAGATTCAAGGAAAAGACAGGCAAGAAAGTTATTGTTCTCATGATGGATATTGCAGCTTCCGGGGGGTATTATGTATCACTCCCATCGGATTATATTATGGCGCACCCCACAACTGTTACCGGATCAATTGGCGTTATATTTCTAAGGCCTAATGTCGCCAAGATTCTTGATAAGTTCGGTATAAATGTGGCAGCCACAAAATCAGGAGAGAACAAGGATATGGGGTCTCCGTTCAGGCAGCCGACTATAGAAGAGGACAGACTGTTTCAGAGATA
This genomic window contains:
- the sppA gene encoding signal peptide peptidase SppA — encoded protein: MKRRNIISLFFIFLIFISGCISPQINLISNPKDPLQEFSLSGKGNDKILLLPINGVISNKTEEKFFLDKPGMVQEVMAHLQKAADDPAIKSVVLKVNSPGGSVTASDIIYHELKRFKEKTGKKVIVLMMDIAASGGYYVSLPSDYIMAHPTTVTGSIGVIFLRPNVAKILDKFGINVAATKSGENKDMGSPFRQPTIEEDRLFQRYTDDMAKRFFGLVATHRKISKEQMDVVKTARIFLADEAKSLGLIDQIGYIDDAIKKAAELSSIPSDSNVIVYRRSRYNNDNAYNEAVSFTDGKSPNLINEAFGSVIPDFEPGLYYMWHP